The Rhododendron vialii isolate Sample 1 chromosome 8a, ASM3025357v1 genome has a window encoding:
- the LOC131335772 gene encoding U-box domain-containing protein 35-like has product MTPSSISSSSSRNSKDEEIATTAIAIDKDRNSEFAVRWAVDNLLKKSSNVILVHVKTQSVQSKEDVPKGGHAPLESEKEFFLPYRGFCARKGVRAKEVVLHDIDVSNALVDFISTHSITNLVLGASNRSALTRAFRNVDVPTTVSKSAPDFCSVYVASKGKVQNAKTASQPSTPTSATGSKRSSQPRFSVETSRSDDLYRSSSQSSWRSGGSERISLDRSSDSMQLTPRDLTPHDLTPRDRIPRSIMASPSIVASPKHPASNLNPRVRNEGIYSHLDSTMEISDFSGPPSFQSIDLSSENLDRPRTSDVSRSSVSSSQASREVEAEMRRLKLELKQTMDMYNSACKEAIDAKEKGKEIDQWKTEETRKLQAATQAQDAALALAEMEKQKTRVALEAAKTSRRLAELEVQKRKNAETKAMHEAEERKKAMEALARTEIRYRKYTIEEIEIATEYFSSSLKVGEGGYGPVYKAFLDHTAVAIKVLKPEMSQGKKQFQREIEVLSYMRHPHMVLLLGACPEYGCIVYEYMENGSLEDRLFRRNNTPPLPWRTRFKIAAEIAAALLFLHQTKPEPLVHRDLKPANILLGRHFVSKISDVGLARLVPPNVADSVTQYQMTAAAGTFCYIDPEYQQTGMLGVKSDIYSLGIMLLQIITAKPPMGLTHHVGRAIEKGTFSEMLDPTVTDWPFEEAMSFAKLSIQCCELRRKDRPDLASVILPELQRLSDLGSDNGSSNRGAITYGSSFVNSNFQVRSPFSQEKRRRNPGTPTETQGRSVLKESSSTYTPELESEVSRPVLDKAS; this is encoded by the exons atgacTCCGTCGTCAATATCATCGTCTTCGTCGCGCAATTCGAAAGATGAAGAAATTGCCACCACAGCCATTGCGATTGATAAAGACAGGAACAGTGAATTCGCCGTCAGATGGGCTGTAGATAATCTATTGAAGAAGAGCTCTAATGTTATTCTTGTCCATGTCAAGACCCAAAGTGTGCAATCCA aGGAGGATGTTCCTAAGGGTGGTCATGCGCCATTGGAAAGCGAGAAGGAGTTCTTCCTTCCTTATCGTGGATTCTGTGCTCGCAAAGGG GTTCGAGCAAAGGAGGTGGTCCTCCACGATATTGATGTTTCAAATGCACTAGTTGATTTTATCAGTACCCACTCCATCACCAATTTGGTCCTTGGTGCCTCCAACCGCAGTGCGTTAactag GGCGTTTAGAAACGTAGATGTGCCAACTACTGTGTCCAAATCTGCACCAGACTTCTGCTCGGTGTATGTTGCATCGAAAGGGAAAGTTCAGAATGCCAAGACAGCCAGCCAACCTTCTACACCTACTAGTGCAACTGGTTCCAAGCGATCATCTCAACCAAGGTTTTCAGTCGAGACTTCACGATCGGATGATTTGTATCG AAGTTCTAGCCAAAGCAGTTGGAGAAGTGGAGGGTCCGAGAGGATATCATTGGATAGGAGTAGTGATTCCATGCAGTTAACTCCACGTGACTTAACTCCACACGACTTAACTCCACGCGACAGGATCCCCAGAAGTATTATGGCTTCACCCAGCATTGTTGCTTCACCCAAACACCCAGCTAGCAATCTGAATCCTAGGGTTCGCAATGAGGGGATTTACTCTCACCTAGATTCCACCATGGAGATAAGTGATTTTTCAGGACCACCCAGTTTTCAGTCTATTGATCTGTCCAGTGAAAATTTAGACCGGCCTCGCACATCAGATGTTTCCAGGAGCTCTGTCTCGTCCTCCCAAGCCTCA AGGGAAGTAGAAGCTGAAATGAGGAGACTAAAGCTTGAGCTGAAGCAAACCATGGACATGTACAATTCAGCTTGCAAAGAAGCAATTGATGCCAAAGAGAAG GGCAAAGAGATCGACCAATGGAAAACAGAGGAGACACGCAAGTTACAGGCTGCCACACAAGCCCAAGATGCTGCATTGGCTTTGGCTGAGATGGAAAAGCAGAAAACCAGGGTTGCCCTTGAAGCGGCAAAGACGTCACGACGACTAGCAGAATTGGAGGTTCAGAAGCGAAAAAATGCAGAGACGAAGGCCATGCATGAGGCAGAAGAGAGGAAGAAAGCTATGGAGGCATTGGCACGCACTGAGATTCGGTATAGAAAGTACACGATTGAAGAGATTGAAATTGCAACTGAGTACTTCTCCAGTTCATTGAAGGTTGGTGAAGGAGGATACGGTCCTGTTTATAAAGCCTTTCTTGACCATACAGCTGTTGCTATAAAAGTTTTAAAGCCCGAGATGTCTCAAGGGAAAAAGCAATTTCAACGGGAG ATTGAGGTACTGAGCTACATGAGACACCCACACATGGTTCTTCTGTTGGGCGCCTGCCCTGAGTACGGATGCATTGTTTATGAGTACATGGAAAACGGCAGCTTGGAAGACAGGCTCTTCCGGAGAAACAACACTCCCCCACTTCCATGGAGAACCCGTTTCAAAATTGCCGCTGAAATTGCCGCTGctcttcttttccttcaccAAACAAAGCCAGAGCCTTTGGTGCATAGGGACCTCAAACCGGCGAACATTCTCTTAGGCCGCCACTTTGTGAGCAAGATCAGTGACGTTGGTTTAGCCCGGTTGGTGCCACCGAATGTGGCTGATAGCGTCACCCAATATCAAATGACAGCAGCAGCTGGGACATTTTGCTACATTGACCCAGAGTATCAACAAACAGGAATGCTGGGTGTAAAATCAGATATATACTCTTTGGGAATTATGTTATTGCAGATTATTACAGCAAAACCTCCTATGGGTCTGACCCACCATGTTGGGAGGGCAATTGAGAAGGGAACTTTTTCAGAGATGCTTGATCCAACGGTGACGGATTGGCCTTTTGAAGAGGCGATGTCGTTTGCTAAACTGTCTATACAGTGTTGTGAGCTGAGGAGGAAAGACAGGCCAGACCTTGCTTCGGTCATATTACCTGAGCTTCAGCGACTTAGCGACCTCGGTTCTGATAATGGATCCAGTAATAGAGGCGCTATCACCTATGGATCGTCTTTTGttaattcaaattttcaagtgagaTCACCGTTCAGTCAG GAAAAAAGGAGAAGGAATCCCGGCACACCAACAGAAACCCAGGGTAGATCAGTGTTGAAAGAAAGCAGTAGCACATACACTCCAGAACTGGAAAGTGAGGTTTCAAGACCAGTTTTGGACAAGGCCAGTTGA